A section of the Candidatus Poribacteria bacterium genome encodes:
- a CDS encoding 2-oxoacid:ferredoxin oxidoreductase subunit beta: MRSKRSSRLPAGAPTLSKKDFESDQDVRWCPGCGDYSILAQTQRIMPELGIPKENIVFISGIGCSSRFPYYMDTYGFHTIHGRAPTIASGVKMANPDLSVWIITGDGDALSIGGNHFIHLMRRNFDVNVLLFNNRIYGLTKGQYSPTSEQGKQTKSTPLGSVDTPFNPISLALASGATFVARSLDRDPNHLRTLIKAAFEHKGTSFIEIYQNCNVFNDGAFFQYTEKETKADNTVVLEHGEPLIFGTEHDKGIRLNGFQPEVVKTTNGEYATEDLIVHDQYAENTTLANFLARMSDTLDMPDPIGIFRSVRQPCYEDLMTNQIRTARERMGEGDLEALLNDGETWTVS; the protein is encoded by the coding sequence ATGAGAAGCAAAAGAAGCTCACGCCTCCCCGCTGGGGCACCCACCCTCTCCAAAAAGGACTTTGAATCCGACCAAGACGTACGATGGTGTCCCGGTTGCGGCGATTATTCCATTCTCGCCCAGACCCAACGCATTATGCCGGAACTCGGCATCCCCAAAGAAAACATTGTCTTTATCTCGGGTATCGGGTGTTCGAGTCGGTTCCCTTACTACATGGACACCTACGGCTTCCATACCATCCACGGTCGAGCCCCAACGATCGCCTCCGGTGTAAAAATGGCGAACCCTGACCTCTCTGTATGGATTATTACAGGGGATGGCGATGCGCTTTCAATCGGTGGTAACCATTTCATCCACCTCATGCGCCGCAATTTTGATGTTAACGTCTTGCTGTTTAACAACCGCATCTACGGACTTACGAAGGGACAATACTCCCCCACCTCCGAGCAAGGGAAACAGACGAAGTCCACGCCTCTCGGTTCAGTGGATACCCCCTTTAATCCGATTAGCCTCGCATTGGCTTCGGGTGCCACATTCGTGGCACGCTCACTGGATAGAGATCCAAATCACCTTCGCACCCTCATTAAGGCAGCGTTTGAACACAAAGGCACCTCTTTTATCGAAATCTACCAAAACTGCAACGTGTTCAATGACGGCGCCTTCTTTCAATACACGGAAAAGGAAACAAAGGCTGACAATACGGTGGTTCTGGAACACGGCGAACCTCTCATCTTCGGTACAGAACACGATAAAGGTATCCGGCTGAACGGCTTCCAGCCCGAAGTCGTCAAAACCACAAATGGCGAATACGCCACTGAGGATCTCATTGTTCACGATCAGTATGCTGAAAACACGACCTTGGCGAACTTCCTTGCCCGGATGAGCGACACGCTTGACATGCCGGATCCCATCGGTATCTTCCGCAGTGTCCGACAGCCCTGTTATGAAGACTTGATGACGAATCAGATCCGCACTGCACGGGAACGGATGGGCGAAGGCGACCTCGAAGCACTCCTCAATGACGGTGAAACGTGGACTGTGTCATAG
- a CDS encoding M55 family metallopeptidase, which produces MKIYILTDLEGVAMVSRFSQTREEGPQKQAAMKLLTQEVNAAVDGILDVDSNAEIVVWDGHGTGGIDSLEFHPKAKLIARGPIRPPYYLDTTYDALFFLGQHAMAGTQNAPLSHTYSSLSIEYYKLNGKEIGEFGCRAALAGTFNVPTVFISGDDKAVAEAKQLIPNIYGVETKEGLGQELALHLSPQRSRELIRETAAAACRNIIEIAPFKIEPPYTFEVRVLEGKSIDGYLNRGAEKIDDRTVSWHTDDLCALSI; this is translated from the coding sequence ATGAAGATTTACATCCTCACCGACTTAGAAGGGGTTGCGATGGTATCCCGCTTCAGTCAAACCCGTGAAGAAGGTCCCCAGAAACAGGCAGCCATGAAATTGTTGACGCAGGAGGTAAATGCTGCTGTTGATGGCATTCTTGATGTGGATTCGAACGCAGAAATTGTGGTCTGGGATGGACACGGGACTGGCGGCATTGATTCGCTTGAATTCCATCCGAAGGCGAAACTCATCGCGCGAGGTCCGATCCGTCCGCCCTATTATCTTGATACTACATACGATGCCCTCTTTTTCTTGGGACAACACGCCATGGCAGGCACTCAAAACGCTCCCCTGAGTCATACGTATTCCTCTTTGTCAATTGAATACTACAAGCTCAACGGAAAAGAGATCGGAGAATTCGGATGCCGTGCCGCACTCGCAGGCACTTTCAATGTCCCAACGGTTTTCATCTCCGGTGACGATAAAGCGGTTGCAGAAGCGAAGCAACTGATACCCAACATTTACGGCGTTGAAACCAAAGAGGGGCTCGGACAGGAACTGGCGTTGCATCTATCACCGCAACGGTCGAGAGAACTGATTCGAGAAACTGCGGCGGCGGCTTGCCGAAATATCATTGAGATCGCCCCATTTAAAATCGAGCCACCCTACACGTTTGAAGTTCGGGTCCTCGAAGGTAAATCAATTGACGGGTACCTGAACCGGGGTGCGGAGAAGATAGACGATCGCACCGTCAGCTGGCACACCGATGACCTTTGCGCCTTGTCTATTTAG
- a CDS encoding iron-containing alcohol dehydrogenase, translating to MQPFDCELNQQVIYGDNAIERLGELSRERGGSRVLIVTDTGIEKAGILERAVSALQSERIAAYVFSDVTSNPTTEDVDAALAVAKTNASIDIIVGLGGGSAMDCAKGVNFLLTNGGKMADYWGTNKATQPMLPSIGIPTTIGTGSEAQSYALIAQADTHIKMACGDKKARFGTVILDATLTKTLPRRVAAITGIDAIAHAVESYVSTKHNPMSQMFARHAWELLNAHFEACLESKNATVRSKMLFGAYLAGLAIENSMLGAAHACANPLTARYEVPHGVAVALMLPHVIRFNSTVVEDTYRELYPDGDLVDRITALKQIGNLPNRLRDYPIQSTIGTTDIPTLAKEAATQWTAQFNPRPLNIRDFMKLYEQVY from the coding sequence ATGCAACCTTTCGACTGCGAACTGAACCAACAGGTCATTTACGGGGACAATGCTATCGAGAGACTCGGTGAGTTGAGCCGCGAACGCGGTGGGAGTCGCGTCCTCATTGTGACAGACACCGGCATCGAAAAGGCAGGCATCCTGGAGCGAGCCGTCTCAGCACTGCAAAGCGAAAGGATCGCCGCCTATGTTTTTTCCGATGTCACGTCCAACCCAACGACGGAAGATGTTGACGCTGCGCTTGCCGTCGCGAAAACCAACGCATCGATAGATATCATCGTTGGACTTGGGGGTGGCAGTGCAATGGATTGCGCGAAAGGCGTAAATTTCCTACTCACAAACGGCGGAAAGATGGCGGACTACTGGGGCACCAACAAAGCAACACAACCGATGCTCCCCTCTATCGGCATCCCGACGACCATCGGCACAGGCAGCGAAGCGCAGTCCTATGCACTCATCGCACAAGCAGATACACACATCAAAATGGCGTGTGGTGATAAAAAAGCACGATTCGGAACTGTCATTTTGGATGCCACACTCACGAAGACTTTGCCGAGACGCGTTGCCGCAATCACTGGAATAGATGCGATTGCACACGCTGTCGAAAGTTACGTCTCAACGAAACACAACCCGATGTCTCAGATGTTCGCACGGCACGCATGGGAGTTACTAAACGCTCACTTTGAAGCATGTCTTGAATCCAAAAACGCTACCGTCCGAAGTAAAATGCTGTTCGGTGCTTATCTCGCTGGACTCGCGATTGAAAACTCGATGTTGGGTGCCGCACACGCTTGCGCCAATCCCTTGACAGCGAGATACGAGGTTCCCCACGGTGTCGCCGTCGCGTTGATGTTACCACACGTCATCCGATTCAATAGCACTGTCGTAGAAGATACCTATCGTGAACTGTATCCAGATGGAGATTTAGTAGATAGAATTACAGCGCTCAAACAGATTGGCAATTTGCCGAATAGACTTCGGGATTATCCCATCCAATCCACAATCGGAACAACAGACATACCGACGTTGGCAAAGGAAGCGGCAACACAGTGGACAGCGCAGTTCAACCCGCGTCCGCTCAACATTAGAGACTTTATGAAACTTTATGAACAAGTTTACTGA
- a CDS encoding PQQ-binding-like beta-propeller repeat protein, translating into MNKFTDTPAVEGIKVFSILALLLFVAHTVLGDWASFRGDPQLTGVADSQLPKNPQLLWTFQAGDMIESTAAVVNGTVYVGALDGTLYAIDAQTGDKKWTYQTGAQIKASPSIQDGIAYFGDGDGIFHAVDIHTQEVKWKFTTEGEIISSANVVGDRVLFGSYDGFLYCLNRENGELVWKLETEGYVHGTPGVWTHVAGDTGKAENFAIVTGCDSYLRVINIDDGTQTQQVNLGAYVGASPAISQDRVYCGTYGTEILAVALDPGEIVWRYRHPKRRFPFFASAALTEDSVIIGGRDKMVHALSQETGEPLWTYTAKSRIESSAVIVGRHAFVGTTRGLFIALDITTGESVWEFATGSSIVASPSVSNGRIFIGTEDGILYCFGST; encoded by the coding sequence ATGAACAAGTTTACTGATACACCAGCAGTTGAAGGAATAAAAGTCTTTTCCATCCTGGCATTACTCCTCTTCGTTGCACATACAGTCCTTGGCGACTGGGCAAGTTTCCGTGGTGATCCACAACTCACTGGAGTTGCTGATTCCCAACTCCCCAAAAATCCACAATTGCTTTGGACTTTTCAGGCGGGAGATATGATTGAATCCACCGCCGCAGTCGTCAATGGCACTGTCTATGTTGGCGCATTGGATGGAACCCTCTACGCAATCGACGCACAAACCGGCGACAAAAAGTGGACGTATCAAACAGGGGCACAGATTAAAGCCTCACCCTCTATTCAGGACGGAATTGCCTACTTCGGTGATGGAGATGGGATTTTCCATGCAGTGGACATTCATACGCAAGAAGTGAAATGGAAGTTCACTACGGAAGGAGAAATCATATCATCGGCAAATGTCGTTGGCGACCGCGTGCTGTTCGGTTCGTATGACGGATTTCTGTACTGTCTCAACCGGGAGAACGGGGAACTGGTCTGGAAATTAGAGACTGAAGGCTACGTCCACGGCACCCCTGGGGTCTGGACACACGTCGCAGGCGATACCGGTAAAGCAGAAAACTTCGCGATCGTCACCGGATGCGACAGTTATCTCCGCGTCATCAATATTGACGACGGTACACAGACACAACAGGTAAATCTCGGGGCGTATGTCGGTGCGAGTCCAGCGATTTCACAAGATCGCGTCTATTGTGGCACGTATGGCACCGAAATACTGGCGGTTGCCTTAGACCCTGGGGAGATTGTCTGGCGGTATCGACATCCCAAACGCAGATTCCCATTCTTTGCGTCCGCCGCCCTCACGGAAGACAGCGTCATTATCGGCGGACGCGATAAGATGGTGCATGCGCTTTCACAGGAAACCGGTGAGCCGCTATGGACGTATACCGCTAAATCCCGGATCGAGTCTTCCGCTGTGATTGTCGGGAGGCACGCCTTTGTGGGGACAACTCGCGGATTGTTTATCGCTTTAGATATTACGACTGGGGAATCGGTGTGGGAGTTCGCGACAGGTTCCTCTATTGTCGCTTCACCCAGCGTCTCCAATGGTAGAATCTTCATCGGCACCGAGGACGGGATCTTGTATTGCTTTGGGTCAACATAG
- a CDS encoding coproporphyrinogen III oxidase family protein, with the protein MPETKPEPATAGIDSKDTTVGSVFVSNYPPYSVWGESDVPEVHRALGEQPRPDATLGLYLHIPFCRKRCKFCYFRVYTDKNSSEIDTYLNALAKEIELYSTQPAITGRPLKFVYFGGGTPSYISVKHLMALVNRVKRVMPWDAAEEVAFECEPGTLTEKKVEAIKRIGVTRLSLGVENLNDEILAENGRAHLSKEVYRIVPWIKTLAFDQVNVDLISGMIGETWESWRETVKKTIELDPDSITVYQLELPFNTTYSKDILGGDTLPVADWKLKREWHQYAFEQFEQAGYAQSSAYTVLKKDKHCQFVYRDAVWQGSDMIGTGVASFSHLSGIHFQNAPSWGDYLTHLEEDRIPVYRALKPTETERLTREMILQLKLGKIRPSYFKAKFDADILDTFAESYEKLQNDGMLRVNAASDEIQLTQRGLLQVDSLLPAFYAPEYQNTRYT; encoded by the coding sequence ATGCCTGAAACAAAACCGGAACCTGCAACAGCAGGCATAGACTCAAAAGACACAACCGTAGGAAGCGTTTTCGTCTCCAACTACCCACCGTATTCCGTATGGGGTGAGTCCGATGTACCAGAAGTGCATCGTGCGCTCGGTGAACAGCCGCGTCCAGATGCTACGTTGGGGCTTTACCTCCACATCCCTTTCTGTCGCAAACGGTGCAAATTCTGCTATTTCCGCGTCTACACCGATAAAAACAGCTCGGAAATCGATACGTATCTGAACGCACTCGCGAAAGAGATCGAACTTTACAGCACACAACCCGCAATCACAGGCAGACCTCTGAAATTCGTCTATTTCGGTGGTGGGACCCCTTCCTATATTAGCGTCAAACACCTGATGGCTCTCGTGAACAGGGTAAAACGGGTAATGCCGTGGGACGCCGCCGAAGAAGTGGCTTTTGAATGTGAACCGGGTACCTTGACGGAAAAGAAAGTAGAGGCGATCAAAAGGATCGGTGTCACCCGATTGAGCCTCGGTGTTGAGAATCTCAATGACGAGATCCTCGCCGAAAATGGCAGAGCGCATCTTTCCAAAGAGGTGTATCGGATTGTCCCGTGGATCAAGACGCTGGCGTTCGATCAGGTCAACGTCGACCTCATTTCAGGCATGATCGGTGAAACGTGGGAGAGCTGGCGAGAAACCGTCAAAAAGACCATTGAACTTGATCCGGATAGTATTACCGTGTATCAACTGGAATTGCCGTTCAATACTACCTATTCCAAGGACATCCTCGGCGGCGATACACTGCCGGTGGCAGATTGGAAACTGAAGCGCGAATGGCATCAATACGCCTTTGAACAGTTTGAGCAAGCCGGTTACGCACAATCCAGCGCGTATACGGTCCTCAAGAAAGATAAGCATTGCCAATTCGTCTATCGCGATGCCGTCTGGCAGGGCAGCGATATGATCGGAACAGGCGTCGCTTCCTTCTCGCATCTCAGCGGGATTCACTTCCAGAACGCACCCTCGTGGGGAGATTATCTCACGCACCTTGAGGAAGATAGGATCCCAGTTTACCGAGCACTGAAACCAACGGAAACGGAACGGTTGACGCGGGAGATGATACTGCAACTCAAACTCGGAAAGATCAGACCTTCCTATTTCAAAGCGAAGTTCGACGCAGATATCCTCGATACTTTTGCCGAATCCTACGAAAAACTGCAAAACGACGGCATGTTGCGTGTCAACGCCGCATCGGACGAGATTCAACTGACGCAACGCGGATTGCTCCAAGTCGATAGCCTGCTTCCAGCGTTCTATGCTCCGGAATACCAGAACACGCGATATACCTAA
- a CDS encoding DUF433 domain-containing protein, which produces MDTQLIESNPSIMMGTPVIAGTRIPVELILEKFAAGETIEQLLEEYPRLTEEGIRVALYFSDMASLFID; this is translated from the coding sequence ATGGATACTCAATTGATCGAATCTAATCCATCAATTATGATGGGCACACCCGTTATTGCAGGCACTCGCATCCCTGTGGAATTAATTTTAGAAAAGTTCGCAGCGGGTGAGACGATTGAGCAACTACTTGAGGAGTATCCACGCTTAACTGAGGAAGGCATACGGGTAGCACTTTATTTTTCAGATATGGCTTCCTTATTCATCGACTAA
- a CDS encoding phenylacetate--CoA ligase: MDTNTPLHRFREMLAPVLETNAFYKQKLTEVGVTHPNDVQSFADYRQLPFTTKEELSTDQVSHPPYGTNLTFPLERYTCLHRTSGTTGSPLRWLDTAESWDWWGKCWGQIYRAAGVTSADRLMIAFSFGPFIGFWSAYHGAQQLGALTIPNGGMTSDQRIRAILSNDVTVLIATPTYALRLAEVAEQDGITLPEETSIRVTLHAGEPGASLPATKHRIESRWGARAYDHAGATEVGAWGVMCEPQAGVHLNEDEFICEVLNPETGNPADAGELVITNLGRVGMPVIRYRTGDYVKLKSVPCECGRESRVLDGGVIGRLDKAIIIRGLNVYPATLENIILKFPEVREFAGRIYGTGTLDELEIQIESTHPDPAETATTVAAAIRDELGLRAEVKAVPLETLPRSELKSNRFIDERTS, encoded by the coding sequence ATGGATACAAATACACCATTACATCGCTTCCGTGAGATGCTGGCTCCGGTGTTAGAAACAAACGCTTTCTACAAACAAAAACTCACTGAAGTCGGGGTCACCCACCCAAACGACGTACAATCGTTCGCAGATTACCGGCAACTTCCTTTTACCACAAAGGAAGAGCTCAGCACTGATCAGGTATCGCACCCTCCTTACGGCACGAATCTCACCTTTCCGTTGGAGCGGTATACCTGTCTCCACCGTACCTCAGGCACAACAGGTTCGCCGCTGCGATGGTTAGATACGGCGGAATCGTGGGACTGGTGGGGAAAGTGCTGGGGACAAATCTATCGCGCTGCTGGCGTAACTTCGGCGGACCGACTCATGATCGCCTTTTCGTTCGGTCCCTTTATCGGTTTCTGGAGTGCGTATCACGGCGCGCAGCAGTTAGGTGCGCTCACAATCCCAAATGGCGGCATGACCTCCGACCAGCGGATACGTGCTATCCTCAGCAATGACGTGACGGTACTCATCGCGACACCGACGTACGCGTTGCGACTCGCCGAAGTCGCAGAACAGGACGGCATCACTCTCCCTGAAGAAACCTCAATTCGGGTGACACTCCACGCCGGTGAACCGGGAGCGAGTCTACCTGCTACGAAACATCGGATTGAAAGCCGTTGGGGTGCGCGTGCTTACGATCATGCCGGGGCAACGGAAGTCGGTGCCTGGGGCGTTATGTGCGAGCCGCAAGCGGGTGTCCATCTCAACGAAGACGAATTTATCTGTGAAGTCCTCAATCCAGAAACTGGAAATCCGGCAGACGCGGGCGAGTTGGTGATTACCAATTTAGGGCGCGTCGGTATGCCTGTCATCCGTTACCGGACGGGAGACTACGTCAAACTCAAATCAGTACCGTGTGAATGCGGTAGGGAGAGCCGTGTGCTTGATGGCGGTGTTATCGGACGATTAGATAAAGCCATTATCATTCGGGGTTTAAATGTATATCCTGCTACGCTCGAAAACATCATCCTCAAGTTTCCTGAGGTCCGTGAATTTGCCGGACGTATTTACGGAACAGGCACACTCGACGAACTCGAAATTCAGATTGAATCTACACATCCAGATCCTGCTGAAACCGCCACGACTGTCGCTGCTGCGATCCGAGATGAGTTGGGTTTACGTGCCGAAGTGAAAGCAGTCCCACTCGAAACGTTACCGAGGTCCGAACTTAAATCAAACCGATTCATCGATGAACGGACCTCGTGA
- a CDS encoding 3-oxoacyl-ACP synthase: protein MKLSKTRLPEIESIPEDAIDTSEIPELDDDFWENARRIIPENYLQIEHEILEWFKGQGQDYHDRINTVLRTYMEAHR from the coding sequence ATGAAACTTTCAAAAACACGGCTTCCTGAAATTGAGAGCATTCCTGAGGACGCGATTGACACATCAGAAATCCCCGAACTTGATGATGATTTTTGGGAAAATGCCCGACGGATTATCCCTGAAAATTACCTCCAGATTGAACATGAAATCTTGGAATGGTTTAAGGGACAGGGACAGGATTACCACGATCGGATAAATACAGTGCTCCGAACGTATATGGAAGCACATAGATAA